ATAATCATGGCTTCCGGCCGCTGTGGCATCTTCAGCAGGGACTGTGCAACGGCAGCGCCGTCTTCCTCCGTTGTACAGTCATAGATCATCCATTCCTCTTCAAAAGCCAGCTTATGCTCAGCAATGAATTCGCGGTAAGCAGCCTGACGGATCACGGCGCTGCTGCCGTTACTCCGTCCTTCGCAATATCCGATAGAGCGGTAACCTTTGCCGGTCAAGTACTCCAGACCTTCCTTGAAAGCCGCATAATGCTCAATATAGACAGAAGAAAAGCGCCGCGCCCCGCTGTCCTGGCAAGTGACAACCGGCCCGTAGGCCGTATACTCCTCGATGATGTCCGGCTTCAGCGCAGTAGATACAATCACGACACCGTCAATCTCTTTGTGGCGCAGCATCTCCAGCACTTTGATTTCTTCTTCCTCCAGATAATTGCTCTGGCAAAGAATCAGCCGGTATTGCGAGAGCAACGCCTCGTGGGCAAGGCCATTCATAATAATCGAGAAATAAAAAGCATGAATATACGGCAGAATCACCGCCACCGCACCGGTACGTCCGGTAATCAGATGAACGGCGTTCATATTGCGGGTATAGTCGAGCTGCTCAATCGTCTGCAGTACAGCGGCTCTTTTGTCCTTGCTGACATACGGATGATTATTCAGCACCCGTGAGACGGTCGTTACAGATACTCCGGCCATCCGGGCGATTTCTTTAATATTAGCCACGTTCGTCTGCGCCTCCTGTGTGAGACTGGTATGACCTCATTCTAACATAGAAATGAACCGCTTTTCGGCCGATAAAAAATCTTGCTATGGAATCCATTTCATACATTACACTGGGGGTGCAACAACAACTCTACCGGAGAAACCGGCGTGACCGCAAGGGCGTGACGGACCGGTACAGCTTGCTGCTGTAACGTGAATTCGATAGCCTTTGCCCGCCGGCTGCCGCCCTTAACGCGTAAGGAGCTGCGGCCGGTTTTGCTGCGTCCTGGCTGCGATGTGCCGGGATTGTCCAGACTCCGCGCCTGCCCCCGCCCAATTTAATGCTGTGACAGCACCATTAACTGCCCCCCCACATAGTATGTTTTGACTGTATCCCTTTACCTTGTTATACCAAACAAACCCAGGGCAAGGAGGGGTGACACCATTGAAGGGCAACGAACATCATAGCAAATTTTTGTTGACGCATCGTGAACGCGAAGTATTCGAGCTTCTTGTGCAGGACAAAACTACACGGGACATTGCCGGACTGTTATTCATCAGCGAAAAGACCGTCCGCAACCACATTTCCAACGTAATGCAAAAATTAAACGTAAAAGGCCGTTCGCAAGCGGTTGTCGAGCTGATCAAGCTTGGGGAGCTGAAAATCTAGCTGCCATGCTTCAGAGGTGATGCGTTTAAGCCTTCTCTTGCCCTTTGGGGCGAGGGAAGGTTTTTTGTTTGGAGGAAAAGACCGACAGGTGATGTCGATTTTCTATTCCTTCTTATTTATGCCTCTGTACATATCAAATGAAATAAGAAACGCTCAACTTGTTCACATTTAATCACATTTAATCACGTTCGTTAACGAAAGTATATTCACAAATGGTAAATTACGTTATATAATGTGAGTAACAGTGAATGTGGTGCGCAACTCCTTTACTGAATAATACTTATGAAAGGTAAGTGATTGTATGTTTATGGAGGAACGACATCAAGAAATTCTAAAGATATTGGAAAAGGAAGGAAGAATTAAGGCAAGTGAAATTGAAACACTATTTGATATCGGCTTTGATACGGCAAGACGTGATTTACGTATTCTTGAAGAAAAAGGACTTCTAAGACGAACACATGGTGGAGCGATTCCTGCCTTGCAAATAGGTTATACTACACCACCCAAATATACACCACGAGACATAACGGAAATAAAAGATAATTATTTAGCTATCGCGAGAAAAGCAGTTAGTTACATCAAGGCTAATGATGTAGTTTTTCTAAATGCCGCTTCAGTAGGTTATTTTATGGCACAAAATTTGCCTAAAAACATCCCTTTTACGGCTGTAACTAATTCAATTGTTATTGCAGGTGAACTTAGAAATTATGATAATATCAATACCATTATGGTCGGTGGCGAGATGAGTCAGAAAGGTCAGTGTAGTGATTACTATGCTATCGAATTTGTTAAAAACATTCGTTTTGATATCAGCTTCTTAACAAGCGCTGGTCTTTCTGCTGCTTTTGGGATGTCCATTCAAAAATCCAAAGGGGTCGGTTTTACACAAGCAGTTGTTGAAAGTTCTAAATGTAATATAGCTTTATATCCGTCTGAGAAAATTGGAGTAGAATCCATATTGAAAATTTGTTCTGCAGATAAAATTGATAAGCTAATCACTGATTGGGATGCTGTTGAAGAACAGTTGGTCGAAATTGAAGAGTTGGGTGTAGAAGTAATTGTTGTAGAACAAGGAACGATAGTTGAATAACACATAATGATGAGCATCAACAATCAAGTTAACATATGCCTTTATTATTTGTGTGTTTCAAACCACATTTCCAACGTAATGCAAAAATTAAACATAAAAGGCCGTTCGCAAGCGGTTGTCGAGCTGATTAAGCTTGGGGAGCTGAAAATCTAGCTGCCATGCTTCAGAGGTGATGCGTTTAAGCCTTCTCTTATCTTTTGGGATGAGGGGAGGTTTTTTGTTGTTGGCGTGCCAACTCTCAATTCGATTTCAAACTATGATAAAATGAATTCATTAAAACCACTTTTTATCGATGGCTACCCGGGAGGTGTGAAAGAATGAAATGGCAGCAAGTAAGAGAATTGTTTCCTGACCAATTTGTTTTGCTTTCCATTCTTGACTATCGTGAGGAAGATGACAAGAAAATTATAACGGAAGTAGCTCCTGTTCGTGCAGTATCTGAGAAGAACGCCAACCAGGAATTTTTCAGCGCCGAACCTGGAAATCTTGTCTATCACACTGCCAATGAGGAGTGCGTCATTCATCTGCGCAGAGACCCATTGATGAGAGTGAGGCGGCGATCATGAAGATAGCTTATGATGGACAACTTCTGACAACAGATATTTCCGTATGCTATCAAGGGAGAACGCTGCAAATTAAAGATATCATTATTGATACGGGTTCCTCGCATACTGTGTTCAGTCCTGATGTACTCGAAGAGATAGGTGTTACGTATGAAAACGGAGACCCCGTATACGAGGCTTATGGCGTTGGTGGAACCGTACCTTTTTACACCAAGGTTATGGATCAGATAGAAATTGATGCCTTAAAAATTGAAAATGTGGAGATTGATGTAGGAATATTGCCCAAGTCGCATAAAGGCTTGCTCGGCTTGGATATCTTGAAGACATATGGATTTACCGTGGATATGGAAAAGTTGGAACTCAGACGACCGTCCGCAACCACATCTCCAACGTAATGCAAAAATTAAACGTAAAAGGCCGTTCGCAAGCGGTTGCCCTGACTGATCAAGCTTAGGGGGCTGAAAATATAGCTGCCCTGCTTCAGCTTGCGCCACGTTTAAGCCTTCCTTTACCCTTCACGGGTGAGGGGAGGTTTTTTTGCTCTTACTAGTCCCGGCGATCCAACCTCCCGGAATATTAAGCACGGCTGCATTTTATGGATTGACGGCCGGGGGAATTGGTTGTAAAATTAGTGTAAAGTATAAACCTTTAAACTTTTGAGGTGGTTTTGATACTTTTAATAAATGCAAAGCTGACGTCCAATGTTCGATTTTTCAGTCAGGCTGTAAGTTATGGCGTGCTGAGTAAATCTTTTTTATTACTTTTAAAGTTAAATCGTTTAAACTTTTGAGTGTGGAGGCGTAGATACTTAGATGAATATTCATGATGTAGCCAAGAAGTCGGGGCTCTCTGTAGTGACCGTATCCAGAGTCCTTAACAATTCACCCTCTGTACGTGAAGGCAACCGCCAGAAAGTGCTGAATGCGATAGAGGAATTGAATTATCAGCCCAATTCAGCGGCGCGGAGTCTGGTGCGCGGCAAGACCGGAGTCATTGGGATGTCGATTAACAACTTTAACGATTCTTTCTATGACCGGGTGATTCGCGTAGTGAACCGGAAGCTGGCAGAGCAGGGGTACTTCCTGGCCCTGTCCATCGCCGAGAATGACGATGATGGGGTGAACTTCCTGTTCCAGAAGGACCGTGTGGACGGGATTATCCTGCTGTCTCCGCTGGAGGAGAAGGAATATGTGGAGGAGCTGAAGCGAAAGAACATCCCGGTTGTCCTGCTGGATAACCAGTTCGAGCATGAGGATGTTCCGAGTGTTGTCGTCGATAACTATCAGGGCGGGTATGAAGCAACAAGACACCTGATTAGTCTTGGACACACCCTGATTGCCTATATCGGCGGCCCTTCGGAGTTCCTGAGTGTAACGGAGCGCAAACGGGGTTATGTCCAGGCGCTGGATGAAGCGGGACTAACGCCCTTTGGCACGGAATATTGCGGCTTTACGGTAAGCAGCGGTTATGAGGTGGCGAAGAGATGGGTCCGCGAGGATAAGCTGCCGACAGCATTTTTTTCGGGAGACGACTTTATTGCCCTCGGGGTTGTTCAAGCCCTGCGTGAGGAGGGGATTCTGGTGCCTCAGGATATCTCCGTGGTCGGCTTTGATGATCAGCAGTTCGTCGGTGAATTCTACCCGCGGCTCACAACGGTCAGACAGCCAGAGGCGCAGATGGGCAATATCGGCGTTGACTTACTGCTGAAGCTGATCAATGGGGAGGTGATGCCCCCTGCGGTAACGAAGCTTGCTCCTCAGCTTCTCATCCGTGAATCTACCGCTTCTGTTCGATTAACTTGAAATTTAGGAGTGAATGATCTGTGAAGTATTTTTTGGGAGTGGATGCAGGGGGCAGTAAGACCTACGCAATGATTGCAGATGAACAAGGGAAGCTTCTCGGTGCAGGCAAGGGCGGGAACGGGAATCATCAGCTGAACCGTGAGCAGGCGGAGAACAGCTTGCAGCAGGCTGTATCGGAAGCCATTACAGCATCCGGGCTGACCAGGGAGCAACTGGATTATTCCTGGTTCGGATTGGCGGGAGCGGACAGAGAGGCTGATTTTAGGATTTTACGGCCCATCATCGGCCGCCTCGGCCTTCCCCGGACGGAGATTTCCTGCGATACCTGGAATGCCTTGCGTTCAGGGACAGAGAAGAATTACGGGATCGTGCTGATTTGCGGATCAGGCGTGAACTGCAGCGGCAAAAATCCGGCGGGTGCTGCCTATCAATGCGGCGGCTTCGGCTACCGGTTCGGGGATTTCGGCGGCGGCTATGACTTAAGTATGGAGGTTTTCCGCAGCGTCCTCAGGGCGGATGACGGAAGAGAACAGAAGACGGTCCTAAGCGAACGCTTAACTCAGTTGCTGGGCTATTCCAATGTCCCGGAGCTACGAGAGGATTACCTCGATCATTTCAGAGATCTGCCTCCCCAAATTGCGGAGCTGCTGTTTCAGGCGGCAGAGGAAGGGGACCCGGTGGCCACCGGGCTGCTGGTCAAGCAAGGGGATGAGCTGGGTCTGGCGGCTGCCTCGGCTATTCGCCGGTTGGCCATGGAGGCGGAGTCCTTCGACATCGTGCTTGCAGGCAGCCTGCTGACCAAGGGAGACCGTGCGGGCATTATCCGCCGGGCCATTGAGCGAAGAGTGAAGCAGGTGGCCCCGGACGGCACATTAAGGATTTTAACCCGGGAGCCGGTTGTAGGATCGGTCGTTCTGGCGATGGAAAGCAGCGGGTTGCATGTGAATCAGGAGGTTCTTGATCATCTATCACAGGGTAAGGAGGAGCAATTATCATGGGGGAAACATTGAAGCTGGTTGTTATCGGAGCGGGGTCATCGTATACGCCTGAATTAATTGAAGGGATCATCCTGCACCACCAGGAGCTTCCTGTCCGCGAAATATGGCTGGTGGATATTGAAGAAGGAAGAGAGAAGCTACATACGATTACGGAACTGAGCAAGCGGATGATTGCCGAGTCCAGACTGCCGATTACCATTGCAGCGACGCTTGACCGCCGGGAGGCCATTGCCGGAGCGGACTTCGTCTGCACGCAGATCCGGGTAGGGATGCTTGAAGCACGCAAGTGGGACGAATTGATTCCGCTTGAGTACGGTGTCATCGGTCAGGAGACTACAGGCCCTGGAGGAATGATGAAGGGCCTGCGGACCATCCCGGTTATTCTGGATATTTGCAAGGATATCGAGGAGCTGGCCCCGGATGCCTGGCTGCTGAATTTTACGAATCCGGCCGGGATGGTGACTGAAGCTGTTCACAAATATTCATCGGTTAGAAGCGTGGGCCTGTGCAACTCGCCGATCGGATTTCAGAAGTGGCTCTCCGAATTCTTCGGGCTTCCCGTGGAGAAGATCTATGCGGAGTTTGTCGGCATCAACCATCTGCACTGGGTATCCGATGTCGTGATTGACGGGAAGAGCAAGCTGCAGGAGCTTATTGATTACCCTGAGAGCTATAAGGCAAGCAATGTGCCGTTTGATTCCTGGGACCACCGGTTTCTGAACGGTCTGAAGGCTATCCCTTCCTATTATCTGAGCTATTACTATATGACGGACGCGATGCTGGCGGAACAGAAGGAAGCAGCGGCAACGGCCGGATCACGCGCTGAAGTTGTGAAGAAGGTGGAGGAGGAGCTATTCGAGCTGTACCGGAACGTGGAGCTGAAGGAGAAGCCGAAGCAGCTGGAACAGCGTGGCGGAGCCTATTACTCGGAGGCGGCAGTGCTGCTGATGCGCTCTATCCATAATGATTCCCGCGATATCCAGACGCTGAATGTAAGGAATAACGGGATTATTGATTTCCTGCCGGACGATGCCTCGATTGAGGTGAACTGTATGGTCACCAAGCAGGGGCCACTGCCGATTCCGCTGCGCAAGGTGCCCCAGTCTGTCAGAGGCCTGCTGGCTGCGGTCAAGCAATATGAGAGTCTTACGATCGAGGCGGCTGTGCACGGAGACCGGGATGTGGCCCTGCAGGCGATGGTTCATCATCCGCTCATGCCTTCGGTCACCGTAGCGGAACAGCTGCTGGATGAAATGCTGGAGAAGAACAAACCGTTTTTGCCGTTATTTCAATAGAATCGTCCAGAGGAGGTCAAGCGGATGAATACGGCCGGGAAACCGAGCAGGTGGAAGAAATTTAACAGTCAATTGGATTTGCAGTCTATGGTTTGGCCGGGAATTATCTTTGTA
The sequence above is a segment of the Paenibacillus sp. FSL R7-0204 genome. Coding sequences within it:
- a CDS encoding LacI family DNA-binding transcriptional regulator yields the protein MANIKEIARMAGVSVTTVSRVLNNHPYVSKDKRAAVLQTIEQLDYTRNMNAVHLITGRTGAVAVILPYIHAFYFSIIMNGLAHEALLSQYRLILCQSNYLEEEEIKVLEMLRHKEIDGVVIVSTALKPDIIEEYTAYGPVVTCQDSGARRFSSVYIEHYAAFKEGLEYLTGKGYRSIGYCEGRSNGSSAVIRQAAYREFIAEHKLAFEEEWMIYDCTTEEDGAAVAQSLLKMPQRPEAMIITGDHVAAGLIIEARRAGLSIPHDLAVMGFDNQPIGRLLQITTMDNHLYEMGAAAFRIIHEQIHSEHPEPVYRKLDYRIIERSTV
- a CDS encoding helix-turn-helix domain-containing protein, whose protein sequence is MKGNEHHSKFLLTHREREVFELLVQDKTTRDIAGLLFISEKTVRNHISNVMQKLNVKGRSQAVVELIKLGELKI
- a CDS encoding DeoR/GlpR family DNA-binding transcription regulator; the protein is MFMEERHQEILKILEKEGRIKASEIETLFDIGFDTARRDLRILEEKGLLRRTHGGAIPALQIGYTTPPKYTPRDITEIKDNYLAIARKAVSYIKANDVVFLNAASVGYFMAQNLPKNIPFTAVTNSIVIAGELRNYDNINTIMVGGEMSQKGQCSDYYAIEFVKNIRFDISFLTSAGLSAAFGMSIQKSKGVGFTQAVVESSKCNIALYPSEKIGVESILKICSADKIDKLITDWDAVEEQLVEIEELGVEVIVVEQGTIVE
- a CDS encoding retropepsin-like aspartic protease; the encoded protein is MKIAYDGQLLTTDISVCYQGRTLQIKDIIIDTGSSHTVFSPDVLEEIGVTYENGDPVYEAYGVGGTVPFYTKVMDQIEIDALKIENVEIDVGILPKSHKGLLGLDILKTYGFTVDMEKLELRRPSATTSPT
- a CDS encoding LacI family DNA-binding transcriptional regulator — protein: MNIHDVAKKSGLSVVTVSRVLNNSPSVREGNRQKVLNAIEELNYQPNSAARSLVRGKTGVIGMSINNFNDSFYDRVIRVVNRKLAEQGYFLALSIAENDDDGVNFLFQKDRVDGIILLSPLEEKEYVEELKRKNIPVVLLDNQFEHEDVPSVVVDNYQGGYEATRHLISLGHTLIAYIGGPSEFLSVTERKRGYVQALDEAGLTPFGTEYCGFTVSSGYEVAKRWVREDKLPTAFFSGDDFIALGVVQALREEGILVPQDISVVGFDDQQFVGEFYPRLTTVRQPEAQMGNIGVDLLLKLINGEVMPPAVTKLAPQLLIRESTASVRLT
- a CDS encoding N-acetylglucosamine kinase — protein: MKYFLGVDAGGSKTYAMIADEQGKLLGAGKGGNGNHQLNREQAENSLQQAVSEAITASGLTREQLDYSWFGLAGADREADFRILRPIIGRLGLPRTEISCDTWNALRSGTEKNYGIVLICGSGVNCSGKNPAGAAYQCGGFGYRFGDFGGGYDLSMEVFRSVLRADDGREQKTVLSERLTQLLGYSNVPELREDYLDHFRDLPPQIAELLFQAAEEGDPVATGLLVKQGDELGLAAASAIRRLAMEAESFDIVLAGSLLTKGDRAGIIRRAIERRVKQVAPDGTLRILTREPVVGSVVLAMESSGLHVNQEVLDHLSQGKEEQLSWGKH
- a CDS encoding 6-phospho-beta-glucosidase → MGETLKLVVIGAGSSYTPELIEGIILHHQELPVREIWLVDIEEGREKLHTITELSKRMIAESRLPITIAATLDRREAIAGADFVCTQIRVGMLEARKWDELIPLEYGVIGQETTGPGGMMKGLRTIPVILDICKDIEELAPDAWLLNFTNPAGMVTEAVHKYSSVRSVGLCNSPIGFQKWLSEFFGLPVEKIYAEFVGINHLHWVSDVVIDGKSKLQELIDYPESYKASNVPFDSWDHRFLNGLKAIPSYYLSYYYMTDAMLAEQKEAAATAGSRAEVVKKVEEELFELYRNVELKEKPKQLEQRGGAYYSEAAVLLMRSIHNDSRDIQTLNVRNNGIIDFLPDDASIEVNCMVTKQGPLPIPLRKVPQSVRGLLAAVKQYESLTIEAAVHGDRDVALQAMVHHPLMPSVTVAEQLLDEMLEKNKPFLPLFQ